TGCCGGACCAGAAGAGGAGGTCTCCCGGCATCAGCTTGGTGAAGACTGCGGACTTCAAGGTGGTTTCCGTGGAAGGAACCTCGGTCAGCGCCTTTGCATCCCTGACCCAGATGAATTGGGCTGCGGAGCTACGGGGTGGCTCAAAGCCTGCCTCTTGAAGAATATGGTACACGGCCCCGGAGCAATCGAGGCCGCCGCTTGCCGGATCCGCGCTGCCAAAGGTGTAGCGCAGCCACGTGTCCTTCGCCGCGAGTTCCAAAGACTTGTCCACGATGCGCTTCCGCGGTCCGGAAAGGGACGCATACTCCTTCAAATCCTCCGGTTCAATGACGCCGGGACGAATCCCCTCGCCCGCCATCGCGACGGTAGCGAGGGAAAGGAAAAGAATCCGGATAGTCATCTCCCACCCTAACACAGGATAGAAGATTCCGCCAGCCGCACTTCTTCCGCTTCCGCGCGGTGCCCGCCCACTCTATTTTCACGGACTCGATCAACACGGAGGTTCGGCGACCCAAGCCACCCTCGTCGCGATCACGGACGTCAGGATGGAATAGGACCATGCGCTGCTGACGTGTTCCACGCCACCTAGAAGAGGACAGTTCTAACCGGAGGTAAGATTCGAGTCAGCTCACACCGGCAGTGTCTCCTTACAACCGAAAAACCTGCGCTTCCGGATCAAGTCCGCCACGCCCTCGGGAACCATCTTCGCCCAGTCCCCCTCGCCATTCGCGATCTTCTTCAGCACGTCCCGAGAGAAGATGTGGAGATATTCCGGATTGAAATTATCCAAGGCGACGAAGCTACCGCGATCCGCGAGGTAACCGTAAAGCTTTTTGAGTTCCGTAGCCACCTCGAGATTGTCCACCGTCGTCAATGCACCGGTCTCCTGATTCTTGAGGGGATAAACGTAGAGCTTCAGGTTGTATTTGAAGAGGCGCCCGAAGGATTCGAGGATGCCTCCCGGCAGCTGCGTGTAATACTTCTCATCGAAGAGCTCCGTCAGGCTCGGCGCACCCATCACGATGCCGATGCGCTCCTTGGTTCGCCAGGAAATGTAAGCCGCCAGCCGATAATACTCGAAGTAGTCCGAGATCATCACGGTCATCCCGCAGGCTGCGAGCAAATCGGCGCGCGCCAGGAAATCCCTCCGGTCCACCTCGTTTCCGTCTGCCAACAGATTGCGCATCGTCAGCTCGAAGATCGGAAGCACCGGCTTGCCCGCGACGTCAGGATCCGCGGTGAACTTCTCGATCGCACATTGCAGCATGTCGAAGTTCACGTGCGTCGGCGGGCGGAAGCTGCCGCGTTCCACCATCACGGCCTTCTTGTAGAGCGCCTCCGACGGCTGTAGCACTTCGTGGTTCGGCCCGAACATCGCGGCACCGCTCAGGCCCAGCTGCACCAGCTTCAAGCTGACAAGGCGGTTGTCCACGGAACGGAACTCGATGCCGCGGAACTCGATGACATCGATTTCGATCCGGCCGGTGGTCAGCTTGTCGAGCAGGCTTTCGATCAAAAGGTCGGGCTCGTGATGGAGAAAGAAGGCGCCGTAGAGCAAGTTCACCCCCACAACGCCGAGAGCCTCCTGTTGGAGCGATGCTTCGGCATCGAGCATGCGGACGTGGATGAGGATCTGGCTGGGCTCGTCCCGGGGACGGGATTGGAACTTCACCCCCATCCAGCCGTGACACTCGTTCCCGCCCTTGAAGCTGCGGGCCACCACCGTATCCGCAAAGGCGAAGAACGCGGTGCTATCCCCGCGCTTGTCGGCAAGACGGTCCACATTCAGAGCGAATTCGCGATCGAGCATCGCCTGCAGGCGGGTGCGGGACACATAGCGGTCACCGCTGCCATAGATCGCATCACTCACCGTCATGTCATAGGCGGA
This portion of the Luteolibacter luteus genome encodes:
- a CDS encoding C40 family peptidase, yielding MTIRILFLSLATVAMAGEGIRPGVIEPEDLKEYASLSGPRKRIVDKSLELAAKDTWLRYTFGSADPASGGLDCSGAVYHILQEAGFEPPRSSAAQFIWVRDAKALTEVPSTETTLKSAVFTKLMPGDLLFWSGTYEPKDGREVPVSHVQIFLGHEKETGQAVMVGASDGRTYRGIKRDGYGVFDFKLPRPESKGVFLGFGLPQDPE
- a CDS encoding TonB-dependent receptor, yielding MREAELDTHHKALKINLDSRWYGTMAEIGAGQEVVRWFFRVGGAAGTVAKSISAYDMTVSDAIYGSGDRYVSRTRLQAMLDREFALNVDRLADKRGDSTAFFAFADTVVARSFKGGNECHGWMGVKFQSRPRDEPSQILIHVRMLDAEASLQQEALGVVGVNLLYGAFFLHHEPDLLIESLLDKLTTGRIEIDVIEFRGIEFRSVDNRLVSLKLVQLGLSGAAMFGPNHEVLQPSEALYKKAVMVERGSFRPPTHVNFDMLQCAIEKFTADPDVAGKPVLPIFELTMRNLLADGNEVDRRDFLARADLLAACGMTVMISDYFEYYRLAAYISWRTKERIGIVMGAPSLTELFDEKYYTQLPGGILESFGRLFKYNLKLYVYPLKNQETGALTTVDNLEVATELKKLYGYLADRGSFVALDNFNPEYLHIFSRDVLKKIANGEGDWAKMVPEGVADLIRKRRFFGCKETLPV